AACAATCTCTTTAGAGTCATAAAGTTCACAGACAGCAAAGCCACATCCCCGTATAGCTATGTGATATCTAAGGCCATGCTTTTAGTCACTAAAATATATACAGGAGTTGTTTCCTGTTAATAATATCCTAAAATTTCCCAAGTATCTTTTAAGAAGGGCTTTCCAAATGTTAATATACTTTCTTTCACCTTCATGAGAGGTTGATGggttaataatgaaaaatgtaataCCCTCCTTTACATGTGGGAAAAGCAACACACAGAACCATTATTTAGGGGCAATGTTAACCAAGGTTATTTCTTATAAAACAAttcaatatttctctttattctgtGTTCAGTGTGTTTTTAGGCAGTTTATTCCAATAGAAATTGGGGTAACTTGACTTAAGAgatttattctcttctttccctgTAGATCCTAGGATCAGCGAACAATGGCTGGGGGAAAGAACAGTACAACAATTACAAAGTTCATTCTCTTAGGATTCTCTGAATTTCCAAAGCTCACTGCTGTCCTCTTTTCAGTATTCCTAAGGATCTCCCTCATGACAGTGTCCTGGAACATGGGCCTTATCATGCTTATCAGGATGGACTCTCATTTGCACACACCTATGTACTTTTTTCTCAGTAACCTATCCTTGCTGGACATCTGCTATGTTTCCACCATAGCCCCCAGAATGCTCTCTGATTTCTTCAAGAAGTATAAATTCATCTCCTTTATGGGATGCACCATGCAATACTTCTTCTCTAGCCTGGCTCTCACTGAGTGCTGTCTCCTGGCCGCCATGGCTTATGATCACTATGCTGCCATTTGCAATCCTCTCCTCTACACAGCCATCATGTCCCCCACCCTCTGTGTGCAGATGGTGGCAGGATCTTGTGTAACTGGATTCTTTGGCTCATTCATTCAACTATGTGCCTTATTTCAGCTCCATTTTTGTGGACAAAATGTCAccaatcatttcttctgtgacctgcCCCAACTGCTAATCTTATCTTGCTCTGACACCTTTTTCTTTCAAGTCATGACATCTGTGCTCACAGTGATCTTTGGGCTCACATCTGTCCTGGTTATTATAATATCCTATGGTTATATCATTGCCACCATTCTTAAGATCACTTCATCTGAAGGCAGGTCCAAGGCCTTCAATACCCGTGCTTCTCACCTGACAGCAGTAACCCTCTTCTTTGGCTCAGGTATCTTCATTTATATGTATCCTAATTCTGGTGATTCCCTGAGCCAAAACAAGTTGGTATCTGTCTTATACACTGTTATAATTTCCATGCTAGATCCACTGATCTACAGTCTAAGGAACAAGGAAATCCAAGATTCCCTAAGCAGATGGAGGAAGACAATCTTTTCCTGGTGTTACTAATTATGGAACTTATTTCAGATGAACAGTGTAAGAGAAATGTCAACTAAAACATAGATCATGAACTCTCCTACTTTCAGGCTGAATTATAGTTGCTATAGCCTTCTATTATAGACCAGGACTGGCACAAGGACAAGAAAAATGTATAAGAATCTAGAAGTTTAATATATCCATCCTTCATCAGTGATGATCTAATACATCAATGGGCCAAGCAATCCACAAGTATTTTTGTAGCTGGTCAGCATGGTGTGACCATTCAAATTCAATATTCCATCCCTACTGAGCTTGTACTACCTCAGGGACCAACAATGCCGGTAGTAGTCACGGCTGTCAGGAGAAAAGCAAGCCTCCTCATAGCATCTCACTTTAGGTAGGACAAGAATTATTATTAGTAccaagagatcttttttttttgtttgtttggctacacccacagcatgtgaaagttcccaggccagagatttaaCCTGTGCCAcattgacccaagccactgtggtggaagtattggatctttaacctgctgtgctaacAATGGAACTCCCTTGAAAGACATTTTTATGAAGAATTTCCTAAATAATTAGGTTAGTTCTCACATTTAACCTATTCTTTCATCTCTGGAAATTATgaattaatttcttcatttacatatttgttcaaaacaaaaaaaaagaaagaaacccatgagatcaaaagattttttttttgtcttttttgttgctatctcttgggccacttccacagcatatggaggttcccaggctaggggttgaatcagagctgtagccaccggcctacgccagagccacagcaatgcgggatccgagccgcatctgcaacctacaccacagctcacagcaacgccagatcgttaacccactgagcaagggcagggaccgaacccgcgacctcattgttcctagtcggattcgttaaccactgcgccacgacgggaactcctcaaaagtttttttaatgtcACATATGAATAAATGTGTTGTAATAAGAATGCTTAACTTGTGTGTCATATTTAAGGTTTGGTTGATCAATGTCTTATTAGGGACCCTTAGACAATTCCTTGTCCCTCATTGCTATAGAGTcatctttgttcttccttcttcacTGCGTAACCAGAAAAGGGAATCAGAAAATGGTACTTTGTTGGTGAGGTTATCCAGAAGCTGATTTAGGCACCTCCAACAATGTCTTCatgttcctttttatcttttaaagtagATCAAGACTCCTTTAGGAAGTTTTTTCTCAATAACTAACAAGGGGGAAGTAGGTGGTAAAATCAGCTATAAGAAGATGAACTTCTGGTGCATAAGAAAGTCTAGATTTCCCCATTTCCCTTTTAATCTTGGTTGGAATTGTTGCAAGGAATAGAGAAATACTGGAGAATTGAGGCTGGGACAAAAACACACTCCCATTGTTTATCTTCTGATAGAATTCTGATTTCTATAATCTTAGGCCAGAAATAAAAGATGTATTCAAGAGAGTATTCCTGGTAAAAGGTATCATGtacatttccccttttatgttcagaagagaaaattcaaaatccTCACAAGAATTATTTAAGAACTTAAAGCAAACCCGTGTACAACTATGGACACTATAGCTTTGAAGATCCTACCTCTAGGACTCCATATTCCTGGGGGGAGAATCTGATTTCACGGCACTTGGAGGtgaaaaagaatgttcttttgGACAAAAGCTGAGTTACAGTTATTGGATAAGATTTTTGTCAAGGGAAGTTGGATATAGGGCTGTAAATCTAGATTTCATCTAATGTCTTTTTCAGCACTAACATCTGTTGTGATCCCATTCAGACCGCCCTCAGCTTTAGCCTAATGATAAAAGACATTAAATGAATGGA
This portion of the Sus scrofa isolate TJ Tabasco breed Duroc unplaced genomic scaffold, Sscrofa11.1 Contig145, whole genome shotgun sequence genome encodes:
- the LOC110258167 gene encoding olfactory receptor 1440-like; its protein translation is MAGGKNSTTITKFILLGFSEFPKLTAVLFSVFLRISLMTVSWNMGLIMLIRMDSHLHTPMYFFLSNLSLLDICYVSTIAPRMLSDFFKKYKFISFMGCTMQYFFSSLALTECCLLAAMAYDHYAAICNPLLYTAIMSPTLCVQMVAGSCVTGFFGSFIQLCALFQLHFCGQNVTNHFFCDLPQLLILSCSDTFFFQVMTSVLTVIFGLTSVLVIIISYGYIIATILKITSSEGRSKAFNTRASHLTAVTLFFGSGIFIYMYPNSGDSLSQNKLVSVLYTVIISMLDPLIYSLRNKEIQDSLSRWRKTIFSWCY